ATGATAGCTCCTTTCCCCGGTCTACTAACTTTTCCTTCCGACTTTTAGGCTCTTAACTCTGTTGAGCAACCTACTACCCGtcgatttcttcttcatattGGACTCATTGTAGCGTACACCCAGGTAAACATCATCCTCAGCCTCATTCTCGTCATTGTGATCATCAAACCCTGTGGCATAGTCTGATTTATGCGTTTTGTTGGAAGGATTTACAGTCTTTGACCTCCTAACACCTTCGCTGTTATGACTTACATCATGGTTGTCCCTGCTCAAACTCAAGTTTCTTCTTACACCAGTCACGGGGGCATTACTATCGCCAGACCCTCCAAGACCTAGTCTTTGGGAGAGCGatttatttctttgcaaGCCACCGTTACGATTATGATAGGAATGCGCTTTTATGTCACTTCTAATGGCTGCTGACGAGGCAGGTGCCCCATCTAGAAACGTACTAGAGCCCAATCCTGCAGTAACAGGTCCATGAACTAATTCTGTCTTATTTTTAGCGTCCATTTGATGAACATTGCCTACATTTACTTTTATCGCATTTTGCGTATCACCGCCCCTCCTCAGAGTATGGGTTCTGTACTGGTATATATCAGAATCATCTGTATCATCCCTCCCAAAAACTTCATCCAGGGCTGACTTTTTGGTTGAAGCGCCGCCGATGGTGCTATTTGGACCATCAATCGGAAAAGCTAAAACGGGAGCAgctttattatttttatttctatGCGGCGTAACAGCATCGAAAGGACCATCATGATGAAAAGAGCCACCGAACAACCCAGTTACATCCAATTTATCAATGGTATCCACATTTTTAGGTATAATAACTttaccttttctttttcccttcttGGAGGGAGTTGTAGACGAAGAAGCTTCACGATTATGGTGCGACGAGGATCTATGTGGAACATAGGAGCCACTGTTGCTATGCTCACGGTGGGAAGAAGAGCgagatttcttttcttttggataTCCGCGCTTTGACCCATCGGTTGAAGCGATCTCTTCATACGAAGGGGGTAGATC
This is a stretch of genomic DNA from Saccharomyces kudriavzevii IFO 1802 strain IFO1802 genome assembly, chromosome: 4. It encodes these proteins:
- the PAL1 gene encoding Pal1p (similar to Saccharomyces cerevisiae PAL1 (YDR348C) and YHR097C; ancestral locus Anc_5.399) — encoded protein: MENRNSSGSNRPFSVNNPFRNATLDSSINQYKNDSQFQEWAKNQSRANSFDRPLLNTRTSSQLSFPSIPEDERQRNADRQGSFSAGSLSPPSRTVSSKNPFLDDVSSTDDFVNRDVRSSPPSSKSKNNSTAKEEKEQLRQRYLEESDMSATNNRQGSTDLPPSYEEIASTDGSKRGYPKEKKSRSSSHREHSNSGSYVPHRSSSHHNREASSSTTPSKKGKRKGKVIIPKNVDTIDKLDVTGLFGGSFHHDGPFDAVTPHRNKNNKAAPVLAFPIDGPNSTIGGASTKKSALDEVFGRDDTDDSDIYQYRTHTLRRGGDTQNAIKVNVGNVHQMDAKNKTELVHGPVTAGLGSSTFLDGAPASSAAIRSDIKAHSYHNRNGGLQRNKSLSQRLGLGGSGDSNAPVTGVRRNLSLSRDNHDVSHNSEGVRRSKTVNPSNKTHKSDYATGFDDHNDENEAEDDVYLGVRYNESNMKKKSTGSRLLNRVKSLKVGRKS